One Brassica napus cultivar Da-Ae chromosome A1, Da-Ae, whole genome shotgun sequence genomic region harbors:
- the LOC106428550 gene encoding xyloglucan endotransglucosylase/hydrolase protein 31 → MAFPVILLALLVFSHCGYSQRSPSPGYYPSSRVPTSPYDRDFRTQWGFQHQRREHDITTLWLDKASGSGFKSIRPYISGYFGASIKLQSGYTAGVDTSFFLSNHQEHPGDHDEVDIEFLGTTPGKPYSLQTNVFVRGSGDRNVIGREMKFNLWFDPTQDFHHYAILWNPNQVVFYVDDVPIRTYDRKNEAIFPARPMWVYGSIWDASDWATENGRIKADYRYQPFVAQYRNFKLAGCTADRSNSCRPPSAAPTGNRGLSQQQMGAMAWAQRNFLVYNYCHDPKRDHTQTPEC, encoded by the exons ATGGCTTTTCCTGTTATTCTTCTAGCTCTCTTAGTGTTCTCCCATTGTGGTTACAGCCAACGTTCTCCTTCGCCAGGATACTACCCCAGTTCTCGAGTACCGACTTCACCATATGATCGTGATTTTCGAACTCAATGGGGATTTCAACACCAGCGCAGAGAACACGATATAACCACTCTTTGGCTCGACAAAGCTTCTG GGAGTGGATTCAAGTCTATCCGTCCGTACATATCGGGTTACTTTGGTGCTTCCATTAAACTTCAATCAGGCTACACAGCTGGAGTTGATACGTCTTTCTTT CTGTCCAACCACCAAGAGCATCCTGGAGACCACGACGAGGTTGATATCGAGTTTCTAGGGACAACGCCAGGGAAACCTTATAGCCTTCAGACTAATGTATTCGTTAGGGGAAGTGGTGACCGAAATGTCATCGGGAGAGAGATGAAATTTAACTTGTGGTTTGATCCTACTCAAGATTTTCACCATTACGCAATTTTGTGGAACCCTAATCAAGTAGT attttatGTAGACGATGTACCCATACGTACGTATGATAGAAAGAATGAAGCTATCTTCCCTGCAAGACCTATGTGGGTGTACGGATCGATATGGGATGCATCAGACTGGGCCACGGAAAACGGGAGGATCAAAGCCGACTATCGATACCAACCATTTGTTGCGCAGTATAGAAATTTCAAACTAGCGGGATGCACGGCAGACAGGTCTAACTCATGCAGACCACCATCAGCTGCACCTACGGGGAACCGAGGACTGAGCCAGCAACAAATGGGGGCAATGGCATGGGCACAGAGGAACTTCTTGGTCTATAACTATTGCCATGATCCTAAAAGAGACCATACGCAGACACCAGAGtgttaa